A stretch of Physeter macrocephalus isolate SW-GA chromosome 8, ASM283717v5, whole genome shotgun sequence DNA encodes these proteins:
- the ZMAT2 gene encoding zinc finger matrin-type protein 2, with amino-acid sequence MASGSGTKNLDFRRKWDKDEYEKLAEKRLTEEREKKDGKPVQPVKRELLRHRDYKVDLESKLGKTIVITKTTPQSEMGGYYCNVCDCVVKDSINFLDHINGKKHQRNLGMSMRVERSTLDQVKKRFEVNKKKMEEKQKDYDFEERMKELREEEEKAKAYKKEKQKEKKRRAEEDLTFEEDDEMAAVMGFSGFGSTKKSY; translated from the exons ATGGCGTCGGGCAGTGGG ACAAAAAACTTGGACTTTCGCCGAAAGTGGGACAAAGATGAATATGAGAAGCTCGCCGAGAAGAGGCTCacggaagagagagaaaagaaggatg GAAAACCAGTGCAGCCAGTCAAGCGAGAGCTTCTCCGGCATAGGGACTACAAGGTGGACCTGGAATCTAAACTTGGGAAGACAATCGTCATTACCAAGACCACCCCACAATCTGAGATGGGAGG ataCTATTGCAATGTCTGTGACTGTGTGGTGAAAGACTCTATCAACTTCCTGGATCACATTAATGGAAAGAAAC ATCAGCGAAACCTGGGCATGTCTATGCGTGTGGAACGTTCCACTTTGGATCAGGTGAAGAAACGTTTTGAAGTCAACAAGAAGAAGATGGAAGAGAAGCAGAAGGATTATGATTTTGAGGAAAGGATGAAGGAACTCAGAGAAGAG GAGGAAAAGGCCAAAGCctacaagaaagagaaacagaaggagaagaaaaggagggctGAGGAGGACTTGACATTTGAGGAGGATGATGAGATGGCAGCTGTGATGGGCTTCTCTGGCTTTGGTTCCACCAAGAAGAGTTACTGA